The Brassica napus cultivar Da-Ae chromosome C7, Da-Ae, whole genome shotgun sequence genome has a segment encoding these proteins:
- the LOC106410072 gene encoding protein TORNADO 2-like, whose protein sequence is MPLRNNVIGCINFIAVLLSIPVISAGIWLAMGTVKSCVTLLQWPIIVLGILILLVGLAGLIGGFWRITWLLVVYLIAMLVLIVLLSVLIGFIYMVTMKGSGHPEPSRAYLEYSLQDFSGYLRQKVQKFYKWDRISTCLSATNICPELNQTFTIAHDFFNAPLSPIQSGCCKPPTKCGFQFMSPTNWIAAINMSADMDCLQWSNVENTLCYGCDSCKAGLLANLKVDWLKADIVLLSALIGLIIVYIIGCCAFRNAKTEDIFRKYKQGYT, encoded by the exons atgCCTCTAAGAAACAATGTAATAGGTTGCATAAATTTCATCGCCGTCCTCCTCTCAATTCCGGTCATCAGCGCCGGAATCTGGCTCGCTATGGGAACAGTGAAGTCATGTGTCACGCTCCTTCAATGGCCAATAATAGTCCTCGGAATCTTGATCCTCCTAGTGGGTCTTGCTGGTCTCATTGGAGGGTTCTGGAGAATCACTTGGCTTCTCGTTGTTTACTTAATTGCAATGCTTGTTCTCATTGTACTTTTAAGTGTTCTTATCGGATTTATTTACATGGTTACCATGAAAGGATCTGGTCATCCAGAACCAAGTAGAGCTTATCTTGAGTATAGTCTTCAAGACTTCTCTGGTTACTTACGTCAAAAAGTTCAAAAATTTTACAAATGGGATAGGATTAGTACTTGTTTGAGTGCTACTAACATTTGTCCTGAACTAAACCAGACATTCACTATCGCTCATGATTTCTTCAATGCTCCTCTTAGTCCCATTCAA TCTGGTTGCTGCAAGCCCCCAACAAAATGTGGTTTCCAGTTCATGAGCCCTACTAACTGGATAGCTGCAATAAATATGTCCGCAGACATGGATTGTCTACAATGGAGCAATGTAGAAAACACTTTGTGCTATGGGTGTGACTCTTGCAAAGCCGGTTTGCTCGCAAACCTCAAGGTAGATTGGTTAAAAGCGGATATCGTTCTTCTTTCAGCGCTGATCGGTTTAATAATCGTTTATATAATCGGCTGCTGCGCTTTCCGAAATGCTAAAACTGAGGATATTTTCAGAAAGTATAAGCAGGGGTATACTTGA
- the BNACNNG65920D gene encoding protein RGF1 INDUCIBLE TRANSCRIPTION FACTOR 1, with protein sequence MAIEDHENPHRVIKPKNRRIMGGDGLEEEENHRWPAWLKPLLKEHFFVQCDVHSPKSECKMYCLDCTNGSLCSLCLAHHNNHRTIQIRRSSYHDVIRVNEIQKYLDIFGIQTYVINSAKVVFLNERPQPRPGKGVTNTCKVCYRGLVDDCFSFCSLGCKVAGTTRSFEKRVKYTPTEPENSSSSSSGVEDNIPDPQSLAPSTPHLPTSTSLRKRKRKGIPFQSPLQ encoded by the exons ATGGCGATTGAAGACCACGAGAACCCACATCGAGTAATCAAACCTAAGAACAGAAGAATCATG GGAGGTGATGGactggaggaagaagagaatcATCGATGGCCTGCGTGGCTAAAGCCTCTACTCAAAGAACACTTCTTTGTTCAATGCGACGTTCACTCACCTAAAAGCGAATGCAAGATGTACTGTTTGGACTGCACAAACGGCTCGCTTTGCTCCCTCTGTCTTGCGCATCACAACAATCATCGTACCATTCAG ATAAGGAGATCATCTTATCATGATGTGATAAGGGTGAATGAGATTCAGAAGTATTTGGATATCTTTGGCATTCAGACGTATGTGATCAACAGCGCAAAGGTTGTGTTTTTGAATGAAAGGCCTCAGCCTAGACCCGGTAAAGGAGTTACTAATACCTGCAAGGTCTGTTATCGTGGCCTTGTCGATGATTGCTTCAGCTTCTGCTCTCTTGGCTGCAAG GTAGCAGGAACTACTAGGAGCTTTGAGAAGAGAGTGAAGTATACACCAACGGAACCAGAGAATTCAAGCAGCAGCAGTTCAGGAGTAGAGGATAACATTCCAGATCCACAGAGCTTAGCCCCTTCAACACCTCACCTTCCTACTTCCACTTCTTTgcggaaaagaaaaagaaagggaATCCCTTTCCAATCTCCACTACAATGA